ACGACCGGAGTCGTACGGGCCCCTCGGGGCTGGCTCAGTTCACGCGGTTAGCGTTCGCGTCAGCCGTTGCGCTTCCAGCGCGGCTTGTCGTCGCGGCGGCCGGGGGTGCCGGAACCGGTGCCCGTGCCGGAGCCGGTGCCGGTGCCGCGGTGGTTGAAGGACGGGCGGTCGTGGCCGCCGGCACGGAAGCCCGGGCGGTCGTCGCGGCGGTCACGGTTGAACGGGCGGTCGCTGCCACGGTGGCCGGACGGGCGGTCGTCGCGACGGAAGCCGCCACGGTCGTTGTCCCGGTTGAAGCCGCCACCGGACGACGGACGGTCGTCACGACGGTCGCGGTTGAAGCCGCCGCCCGAGGAACGGTCGTCACGACGCTCGAAGGAACGGCCACCACGGTCGCTGTCACGGTTGTCACGGTTGAAACCACCGGACGGACGGTCGTCACGACGGTCACGGTTGAAACCGCCACCGGACGACGAACGGTCATCGCGACGGTCGCGGTTGAAGCCACCGCCCGAGGAACGGTCATCGCGGCGGTCACGGTTGAAGCCGCCACCGGACGGACGGTCGTCGCGACGGTCGCGGTTGAAGCCGCCGCCCGAAGAGCGGTCGTCACGACGCTCGAAGGAACGGCCACCACGGTCGCTGTCACGGTTGTCACGGTTGAAACCACCGGACGGACGGTCGTCACGACGGTCACGGTTGAAACCGCCACCGGACGACGAACGGTCATCGCGGCGGTCGTCACGGCGGTCGCGGCGCTCGTAGTTGCCCCGCTCGTCACGACGCTGACGCGGCTCGTAAGAAGAGGACTTCTCGTAGGCGGGCTTCTCGTAGGAGGACGGGCGCTCCTCGCGCACCGGAGCCTCGGTCGCCTGCGGGGCGGCCGACTGCTCCGGCAGGGAGACGTCGGCCACGGTCGCGGCCTCGGTCGCGGCGGCGGCCACGGCCGCCTCCGGGTCCTCGCCGCGCTCACGCGCCACGCGGGCCACCAGACGGTCGGCGTCCTCGCGCAGCTCGGTCGCCCGGCGCTGCGCGCGCTCCAGCTCCTTGGTGAGCTGGGAGACCTCACGCTCGGCCTGCTGCGCCGCGTTGCCCGCGGACTCGGCCTGGACCTCCGTCATCGACCGGGCGCCGGTGATCTCGGCGACCTCGGGCTCGAAGGCGGTGCCGCCCTGGATGATGTGACGCCCGGCGTCGACGCCCGCGTCCTCCATCAGGCGGAAGATCTGACGGCGCTGGTGCGGCAGGGAGAGCGAGACGACCGTGCCGGTACGGCCGGCACGCGCCGTGCGGCCCGCGCGGTGCAGGTAGTCCTTGTGGTCGCCGGCCGGGTCCACGTTCAGGACGAGGTCGATGCCGTCGACGTGGATACCGCGGGCGGCGACGTCGGTCGCGACGAGCGCGTTGACGTAACCGTCCTTGAAGTCGGCCAGCGTGCGGGTGCGCGCGCCCTGGGTCATGCCGCCGTGCAGCGCGTCGGCCTTCACGCCGGAGTCGCGCAGTTGCTCGGCGATCCGGTCGGCGCCGAGCTGGGTGCGCACGAAGATGATGGTGCGGCCCTTGCGGGACGCGATCGCGGCCGTGACCGGCGCCTTGTCCTTGGGCTTCACGATCAGGATGTGGTGCGACATGGTCGTGACGTTGCCCTGGGCGCTGTCGACCTCGTGCGTGACCGGGTTGCTCAGGTAGCGCTTGACCAGCGTGGAGATCTCGTTCTCCATCGTGGCCGAGAACAGCATCCGCTGGCCGCCGCCGGGGATCTGGTCGAGCAGCTCGGTGACCTCGGGCAGGAAGCCCAGGTCGGACATCTGGTCGGCCTCGT
The Streptomyces sp. NBC_01485 genome window above contains:
- a CDS encoding DEAD/DEAH box helicase — encoded protein: MSISSTDHAVVPESNDEPIELTDVIDIDAAELTEAEAEIVEAVEAVEEEAVEAETPEQTFGDLGLPEGIVRKLAQNGVTSPFPIQAATIPDALAGKDILGRGRTGSGKTLSFGLPTLATLAGGTTEKRKPRAVILTPTRELAMQVADALQPYGDVLGLKMKVVCGGTSMSNQIYALERGVDVLVATPGRLRDLINRGACSLENVQIAVLDEADQMSDLGFLPEVTELLDQIPGGGQRMLFSATMENEISTLVKRYLSNPVTHEVDSAQGNVTTMSHHILIVKPKDKAPVTAAIASRKGRTIIFVRTQLGADRIAEQLRDSGVKADALHGGMTQGARTRTLADFKDGYVNALVATDVAARGIHVDGIDLVLNVDPAGDHKDYLHRAGRTARAGRTGTVVSLSLPHQRRQIFRLMEDAGVDAGRHIIQGGTAFEPEVAEITGARSMTEVQAESAGNAAQQAEREVSQLTKELERAQRRATELREDADRLVARVARERGEDPEAAVAAAATEAATVADVSLPEQSAAPQATEAPVREERPSSYEKPAYEKSSSYEPRQRRDERGNYERRDRRDDRRDDRSSSGGGFNRDRRDDRPSGGFNRDNRDSDRGGRSFERRDDRSSGGGFNRDRRDDRPSGGGFNRDRRDDRSSGGGFNRDRRDDRSSSGGGFNRDRRDDRPSGGFNRDNRDSDRGGRSFERRDDRSSGGGFNRDRRDDRPSSGGGFNRDNDRGGFRRDDRPSGHRGSDRPFNRDRRDDRPGFRAGGHDRPSFNHRGTGTGSGTGTGSGTPGRRDDKPRWKRNG